A genome region from Synergistaceae bacterium includes the following:
- a CDS encoding MBL fold metallo-hydrolase: protein MNPIDERKTTVQRGIDRRGSDGRADVQTAAEWTEEERKKSERRLLEGRVIFPEKLHLLDLPQFRPGFRQFIASWFFIDSLGRRMVVDPGPASTIPLLLRKLSFLTNDVDYVLLTHIHLDHSGGIGQFCQQYKNAKVLVHPKARRYLLDPGKLWKSSLEILGDIAVMYGTPVPLAPDSLLDRDDLSGVTILETPGHAPHHLSFIVQLASEKSEENEKSEKSEKVVFVGEAAGLFLPLGSSSALPYLRPTTPPKFDGVAARASLRKISESLRGDELLCYAHWGAARHARNQMALARGQFDDWTTLFSRMKDQTERAITNSLFEQDSLLSGYFRLPEDLRTRELFFIRNSVKGFLQYIRKTEKTSEE from the coding sequence ATGAACCCTATCGACGAGCGAAAAACGACGGTTCAGCGCGGAATCGACAGAAGGGGCTCGGACGGAAGAGCCGACGTTCAGACCGCCGCCGAATGGACAGAAGAGGAGCGGAAGAAGTCGGAACGGCGGCTCCTCGAAGGGCGAGTGATTTTTCCCGAAAAATTACACCTGCTGGACCTTCCCCAATTCCGGCCAGGTTTTCGCCAGTTCATTGCCTCATGGTTTTTTATCGATTCTCTAGGAAGAAGAATGGTGGTCGATCCCGGTCCGGCGAGCACCATCCCTCTTCTGTTGCGCAAACTTTCCTTTTTGACCAACGACGTGGATTATGTTCTTCTGACCCATATTCATCTAGACCACTCTGGAGGGATTGGACAGTTCTGCCAGCAGTACAAGAACGCCAAGGTGTTGGTCCACCCTAAGGCTAGGAGATACCTGCTCGATCCGGGAAAGCTCTGGAAGTCCTCGCTCGAAATCTTGGGGGATATTGCCGTCATGTACGGCACTCCCGTGCCTCTGGCCCCCGATTCCCTATTGGATCGCGACGACTTATCGGGCGTGACGATTCTCGAAACGCCGGGACACGCTCCTCATCACCTTTCCTTCATCGTCCAGTTGGCTAGTGAAAAAAGTGAAGAAAACGAAAAAAGTGAAAAAAGTGAAAAGGTCGTTTTTGTGGGAGAAGCCGCCGGGCTTTTTCTTCCTCTGGGCTCGTCCTCCGCTTTACCCTACTTACGCCCCACAACCCCGCCCAAGTTTGATGGAGTCGCGGCGCGGGCATCTCTTCGCAAAATCTCAGAATCCCTACGAGGAGATGAACTTCTGTGCTACGCTCACTGGGGCGCGGCCCGACACGCACGAAACCAAATGGCCCTGGCAAGAGGGCAGTTCGACGATTGGACCACCCTCTTTTCCAGGATGAAAGACCAGACCGAGAGGGCCATTACGAATAGCCTATTTGAGCAAGATTCCCTTCTGAGCGGATATTTCCGGCTGCCAGAGGACCTGCGGACGCGGGAACTCTTTTTTATCCGCAACAGTGTGAAGGGTTTTTTGCAATATATTCGGAAAACCGAAAAAACAAGTGAAGAGTGA
- a CDS encoding CvpA family protein yields the protein MSVANIFDIGTACLLAFFIVRGGLRGLTGEIVSLLGLVASVTCGWTFAQPLAAAVLERYPNWDRTITELACAVIVFMAVSLVFAVLGKMLRVLVKAANLSLLDHLVGAVAGGLRALLVILFIYGVLSIFTPVLQSEWVAESLVMKQAAVVWPFVLDFLTARGWVDLSHLMPRV from the coding sequence ATGTCTGTCGCTAACATATTCGACATCGGCACCGCGTGTTTATTGGCGTTTTTCATCGTAAGGGGAGGGCTGAGAGGTCTGACGGGGGAGATTGTATCTTTGCTGGGCCTGGTTGCCAGCGTGACCTGTGGGTGGACCTTCGCCCAACCCCTGGCTGCCGCGGTATTGGAGCGTTATCCAAATTGGGATCGAACTATCACCGAACTGGCCTGTGCCGTGATTGTCTTCATGGCCGTGTCCCTGGTTTTCGCGGTTCTGGGCAAGATGCTGCGCGTCTTGGTCAAGGCAGCTAATTTGTCGCTGCTGGACCACCTGGTGGGAGCCGTGGCGGGGGGGCTGCGCGCGCTTCTCGTCATTCTTTTCATTTACGGCGTTCTTTCCATTTTTACGCCCGTGCTCCAGAGCGAATGGGTGGCTGAAAGCCTGGTCATGAAGCAGGCTGCCGTGGTGTGGCCTTTCGTCCTGGACTTTCTGACAGCTCGCGGTTGGGTGGACCTTTCTCATTTGATGCCAAGAGTCTGA
- a CDS encoding MOSC domain-containing protein, with the protein MRGRIVAVCRAPVKGMQKTDIGEALLIEDKGLEGDAHFGFQHRQVSLLSAEEAEKIKKKVPLLKAGDFAENLLVEGFDLARLALGDQIQVGGAILEVTQKGKECHSHCAIYEAAGDCIMPRLGVFCRVTRGGRVRNGDMIQRVVY; encoded by the coding sequence ATGAGGGGACGTATCGTTGCCGTGTGTCGAGCGCCGGTGAAAGGTATGCAGAAAACCGACATTGGCGAAGCTCTTTTGATAGAAGATAAGGGATTGGAAGGAGACGCTCATTTCGGGTTTCAACACCGTCAGGTAAGTTTGCTCAGCGCGGAAGAAGCTGAGAAAATCAAGAAGAAAGTGCCTCTGTTGAAAGCGGGAGATTTTGCGGAAAATCTTTTGGTCGAAGGTTTTGATCTCGCGCGGTTGGCCCTGGGCGACCAGATTCAAGTGGGCGGAGCGATATTAGAGGTCACTCAAAAAGGAAAGGAATGTCACTCCCATTGCGCTATTTACGAGGCGGCGGGAGATTGTATTATGCCTCGTCTTGGCGTGTTTTGTCGCGTGACCCGGGGTGGCAGGGTGCGCAATGGCGATATGATCCAACGCGTAGTATATTAA
- a CDS encoding prepilin peptidase produces the protein MFSTLLGASLGSFLNVVAHRSVEGRRWWGKERSVCESCGRELTVQELIPILSWVLQRGRCRGCKAPVSPRYVLVELIGATGAGLVAWRWGFTWAYAFSMVGIFGFFLNALTDYESGDVFDVFALAMGGCGLLLRLFGGQDAFIDGLLGTVVGWSVFAVIILVSRGGMGWGDACLMAGAGAVLGWKMTLLAFYLGIMAGGAGIAWLMFRGKIKWGRGDSIPLVPYLAVGGLLTFLQGPWILDLVGSHFQYFFQAGWPW, from the coding sequence GTGTTTTCCACTCTTCTCGGCGCTTCCTTAGGATCTTTTCTCAATGTGGTGGCCCATCGCAGTGTGGAAGGGCGTCGCTGGTGGGGAAAAGAGCGTTCCGTTTGCGAGTCCTGCGGCAGGGAACTCACCGTCCAGGAGCTGATTCCTATCCTCTCCTGGGTCCTACAAAGGGGACGCTGCCGAGGATGCAAGGCCCCTGTTTCCCCCCGTTACGTGCTGGTGGAGCTCATTGGAGCGACGGGGGCAGGGCTTGTTGCTTGGCGCTGGGGTTTCACTTGGGCTTACGCCTTTTCTATGGTGGGGATCTTCGGATTTTTTCTGAACGCGCTGACCGATTACGAAAGTGGGGACGTTTTCGACGTTTTTGCCCTCGCGATGGGAGGCTGTGGTTTGCTGCTCCGCCTTTTCGGCGGACAAGACGCCTTTATTGATGGGCTCTTGGGCACCGTGGTGGGGTGGAGCGTTTTCGCTGTCATCATTTTGGTGAGTCGAGGCGGAATGGGGTGGGGCGACGCCTGTCTCATGGCTGGAGCTGGAGCTGTACTGGGCTGGAAAATGACACTTCTCGCCTTCTACCTAGGGATCATGGCCGGCGGGGCGGGCATCGCGTGGTTGATGTTCCGCGGAAAAATCAAGTGGGGACGGGGAGACTCCATTCCCCTCGTTCCCTATCTCGCTGTGGGAGGACTGTTGACATTTTTGCAGGGTCCCTGGATTCTAGATCTTGTGGGATCTCACTTTCAGTATTTTTTCCAAGCCGGGTGGCCCTGGTAA
- a CDS encoding Smr/MutS family protein has protein sequence MNVSASVLNLLEFAKSLFPFAENLRGELGKGILASLVPCKTLEQLEGRHQLLREWADCSDRRGDKEIPWNPAAVPVTDLFPLAKKSGILTGGELLKVKTLLSLATRVKEALGKLKNDYPAFQGPERRIRDFGHELEALSVVEDTGRLADNASPRLQAIRNDLENLKRAGRKTANRLMEDASILNMLQERALSYRDGRFLLLVRQEYVNRFPGLLVDRSASGNSVYMEPRMLSSINNGMMLKARDEQDEETRVLMEIAGKILARERAIAEAQEVLGEIDMLYACREVMRKKRWTLPNLSRQTQFDLVEACHPLLGDSAVPVNVYCCVKGKTNRPPFTSLVITGPNTGGKTVVLKTAGLCVAMGWSGLPLPVRDGSLVGNIDAIYADIGDEQSIEQNLSTFSAHLKNIVRILKSATSKSLVLLDELGAGTDPQEGAALGVAILETLKNNRVPTLASTHHNPIKQYALTTPSVETASMEFDADKLAPTYHLLMGVPGKSNALLIARRWGMPEDVLELAHLSLEARDISAEDLMGQLNERGAALDAMEERFEVERTETTRLKKIYEDRMSEIERQRDKIIEAADRRADDLIAKAEAVSRDLIKGLEEATRSAVYKALEPRRQNIQKLRIGMETRHAKRVAQELKNKPEAFVPREGVTAQVAGSGVVGVIESVRNGKAKLVAGPMHMEVPLDQLMETQKVAKIAVPPLDTSAAMKRETVPSSLMVRGMTVDEALPLTGAYLDRAYRAGHSSVLVIHGRGEGILRREVHALCARLKYVSRYRLGEIGEGGYGVTVVEFRSSRVQK, from the coding sequence ATGAACGTATCCGCCTCCGTGCTGAACCTACTGGAGTTTGCAAAGTCGCTCTTTCCTTTCGCGGAAAACTTGAGGGGTGAGCTGGGAAAGGGTATCCTCGCCTCCCTCGTTCCGTGTAAAACCCTGGAGCAGCTAGAAGGGCGCCATCAACTCCTGAGGGAATGGGCGGACTGCTCCGACCGGCGCGGAGACAAGGAGATCCCCTGGAACCCGGCCGCTGTTCCCGTGACGGACCTTTTCCCTTTGGCGAAAAAAAGCGGGATTCTAACAGGCGGGGAGCTGTTGAAGGTCAAGACACTGCTCTCCCTGGCGACCCGAGTGAAGGAAGCCCTGGGGAAACTGAAAAACGATTACCCCGCCTTTCAGGGCCCGGAACGGCGTATCCGAGACTTCGGTCACGAGCTGGAGGCCTTGTCAGTGGTAGAGGACACGGGCCGCCTGGCGGACAACGCCTCGCCCCGGCTTCAGGCCATTCGCAACGACCTTGAAAACCTGAAGCGCGCCGGTCGCAAGACCGCCAATCGTCTCATGGAGGACGCGAGTATTCTGAACATGTTGCAGGAACGCGCGCTTTCCTACCGGGATGGGCGTTTTCTTTTGCTGGTCCGGCAGGAGTATGTCAACCGTTTCCCTGGGCTTTTGGTTGATCGGTCGGCGTCGGGGAACTCTGTGTACATGGAACCGCGGATGCTCTCCTCCATCAATAACGGCATGATGCTAAAAGCCCGGGACGAACAGGACGAGGAAACGCGCGTTCTGATGGAAATCGCGGGGAAAATTTTAGCGCGCGAGCGGGCCATCGCAGAGGCTCAGGAGGTTTTGGGGGAAATCGACATGCTCTACGCTTGTCGGGAAGTTATGCGCAAAAAACGCTGGACCCTGCCGAACCTGTCACGCCAAACGCAGTTCGACTTAGTAGAGGCGTGTCATCCTCTCTTGGGAGACTCTGCTGTTCCCGTAAACGTGTACTGCTGTGTCAAGGGCAAGACGAATCGCCCTCCATTCACCTCCCTGGTGATCACGGGTCCCAACACCGGCGGTAAAACAGTGGTGTTGAAAACCGCGGGGCTCTGTGTGGCAATGGGGTGGTCGGGGTTGCCGTTGCCTGTTCGAGATGGTTCCCTTGTGGGAAATATCGATGCGATTTACGCGGATATCGGCGACGAACAGAGCATCGAGCAGAATCTCTCCACTTTCAGCGCCCATTTGAAAAACATCGTCAGGATTTTAAAATCCGCCACCTCAAAGTCTCTCGTGCTGCTGGATGAACTCGGCGCGGGCACGGATCCCCAGGAGGGCGCGGCACTGGGGGTGGCGATTCTAGAAACCCTCAAGAACAATCGCGTCCCGACCCTGGCGTCCACCCATCACAATCCCATCAAACAATACGCTTTGACCACTCCATCGGTGGAGACTGCGAGCATGGAATTCGACGCGGACAAATTGGCGCCCACCTATCACCTTTTGATGGGGGTTCCCGGTAAGAGTAACGCTCTCCTAATCGCGCGGAGATGGGGCATGCCAGAGGACGTTTTGGAACTAGCCCATTTGTCTTTGGAGGCCCGAGACATTTCAGCGGAGGACCTGATGGGGCAATTAAACGAGCGTGGGGCAGCCCTGGACGCAATGGAGGAACGGTTCGAGGTTGAGAGGACGGAGACGACTCGGCTCAAAAAAATTTACGAGGATCGGATGTCGGAAATCGAGCGCCAAAGGGATAAAATTATCGAGGCCGCGGACAGACGCGCGGACGATTTGATCGCTAAGGCGGAGGCCGTCTCCCGGGACCTGATCAAGGGATTGGAGGAGGCGACGAGATCGGCGGTCTACAAAGCTCTCGAACCCAGGCGGCAGAATATTCAGAAACTCCGCATAGGAATGGAAACGCGTCACGCCAAGCGCGTCGCCCAGGAACTGAAGAACAAACCAGAGGCGTTTGTCCCAAGGGAAGGCGTGACGGCTCAGGTCGCGGGCAGTGGTGTCGTAGGGGTGATCGAGTCCGTTAGGAACGGCAAGGCAAAGCTCGTGGCGGGTCCCATGCACATGGAAGTCCCTCTGGACCAACTTATGGAGACACAAAAAGTGGCGAAGATCGCCGTTCCCCCACTGGACACATCCGCCGCCATGAAGCGAGAGACCGTCCCCAGTTCTCTGATGGTAAGGGGGATGACCGTGGACGAGGCGTTGCCTTTGACTGGCGCTTACCTGGACAGAGCCTACCGGGCTGGTCACTCCAGCGTCCTCGTCATTCACGGTCGAGGGGAGGGGATTTTGCGCCGCGAGGTTCACGCCCTTTGCGCGAGACTAAAGTACGTGTCCCGTTATCGTCTGGGCGAAATAGGAGAGGGCGGTTACGGAGTTACGGTGGTAGAGTTCAGAAGTAGTAGAGTTCAGAAGTAG
- a CDS encoding L,D-transpeptidase, which yields MVRNLLYWLASLFHIEVVWVDKGQGKWVKRRRYHPVIRGLLIVMTLTVCITWSVNFFHNVMDSGEAQRAPSLPADPSRTIEFNPNNFFPELTSIDTLPGPIPIELNVDDNEYWVRINKRLYMLYLYRGDEVEKTYEIAVGKNPGNKERVGDNRTPNGIFTVQSIENASSWSHDFRDGKGVIRGAYGPWFIRLRTGWKGIGIHGTHDPNSRGSMVSEGCIRMLNDELEELRRFTFRNMKVVIEE from the coding sequence ATGGTAAGAAATTTGCTGTATTGGCTGGCGAGCCTGTTTCATATTGAGGTTGTATGGGTCGATAAAGGGCAGGGAAAATGGGTGAAGCGGCGTCGTTACCATCCCGTGATAAGGGGACTGCTGATCGTGATGACGCTGACGGTGTGTATCACCTGGAGCGTGAATTTTTTCCATAACGTGATGGATTCGGGAGAAGCCCAGCGCGCGCCCTCGCTTCCCGCGGACCCGTCGAGGACCATCGAGTTCAACCCCAACAATTTTTTCCCGGAGCTCACCTCGATAGACACCCTTCCCGGCCCCATTCCCATTGAACTGAATGTAGACGACAACGAATATTGGGTGCGGATCAACAAAAGACTTTACATGCTCTATCTCTATCGCGGTGACGAGGTAGAGAAGACTTATGAGATTGCGGTGGGGAAGAACCCCGGTAACAAGGAAAGGGTGGGCGATAATAGGACACCGAACGGCATCTTCACGGTTCAATCTATCGAAAACGCCAGCTCCTGGAGCCATGATTTTCGGGATGGCAAGGGCGTGATCAGAGGCGCTTACGGTCCCTGGTTCATTCGTCTCCGCACGGGTTGGAAGGGCATCGGCATCCACGGCACTCACGACCCCAATTCTCGGGGCTCTATGGTTTCGGAGGGGTGTATTCGAATGCTGAACGACGAACTGGAGGAGCTAAGGCGATTTACCTTCAGGAATATGAAAGTGGTGATCGAGGAATGA
- a CDS encoding phosphoenolpyruvate carboxykinase (ATP), with the protein MATIGYYEPENFKKIHQTPIRTTVESLFYGNNVTKVPDLKVAYELAKASPGTVELTGMPVYLPEEQGLPVGANVLLFNDGAFYGRTAAARRIIGYPNVKPEEMATLIREAVYKLRDRKLYTADAYIGLEEDFMVAAHLLVPQGFENNLYSWLFNFQYINEKYKEMYNRSRKVSDTDGDVLIFADPDWTHPDYPLGLAFFSPKENCAVVLGLRYFGELKKGTLTLGWGIGARNGYASCHGGLKRYTTQNDKKFVLAAFGLSGSGKSTITHATHGGKYNITVLHDDAFVVNVKDKYAIALEPAYFDKVQDYPIGCPANKFLVTMQNCGVTRTADGKLIAVTEDVRNGNGRAMKSKFWSPNRIDRIDEPLNAIFWLMRDPTIPPVLKLTGPELGSVLGATLATKRTSAERLAPGVDPNALVCEPYANPFRTYPLAMDYERFKQLIADGVDCYILNTGDFMGTKVKPVHTLSILESVIEGTAKWAPFGNFSGMQILPLDDFKIDLNDKNYREQLLARFKDRLNFVKSRDTELGGLDKLPEDAHKAITLAVEEMSKF; encoded by the coding sequence ATGGCTACTATTGGTTACTACGAACCGGAAAATTTTAAGAAGATTCACCAAACCCCCATCCGAACAACAGTGGAATCTCTATTTTACGGCAACAACGTCACGAAGGTTCCCGACCTGAAAGTCGCCTACGAGTTGGCCAAGGCCAGTCCGGGCACGGTGGAACTGACGGGAATGCCTGTCTATTTGCCGGAAGAGCAGGGTCTTCCGGTGGGAGCGAATGTCCTTCTTTTCAACGATGGGGCTTTTTATGGCCGCACCGCCGCGGCGCGCCGCATCATTGGATATCCCAACGTCAAGCCCGAAGAGATGGCCACCCTCATCCGTGAGGCCGTTTACAAACTGCGTGACCGTAAGCTCTACACGGCGGACGCCTATATCGGTTTGGAAGAGGACTTCATGGTCGCCGCTCATCTTCTGGTGCCTCAAGGATTTGAAAACAACCTTTATAGCTGGCTTTTCAACTTTCAATATATCAACGAAAAATACAAAGAGATGTACAATCGATCACGAAAAGTTTCGGACACGGATGGAGACGTCCTCATCTTCGCCGACCCGGACTGGACGCACCCAGATTATCCGCTGGGCCTGGCCTTCTTTTCGCCCAAAGAAAACTGTGCTGTGGTGCTGGGGCTCCGTTATTTTGGGGAACTCAAAAAGGGCACCTTGACCCTGGGCTGGGGAATCGGCGCGCGCAACGGTTACGCCTCTTGCCACGGGGGACTCAAGCGCTACACCACCCAAAACGATAAAAAGTTTGTGCTAGCCGCTTTCGGTCTCTCAGGATCGGGTAAATCGACGATTACCCACGCCACTCACGGTGGCAAGTACAACATCACCGTCTTGCACGATGACGCGTTCGTGGTAAACGTGAAGGACAAATATGCCATCGCCTTGGAGCCCGCTTACTTCGACAAGGTGCAGGACTATCCCATTGGATGCCCGGCCAACAAGTTTCTGGTGACGATGCAGAATTGCGGTGTTACGCGTACAGCGGATGGCAAGTTGATCGCCGTAACCGAAGACGTCCGCAACGGCAACGGCCGCGCGATGAAATCCAAGTTCTGGTCCCCAAATCGCATTGATCGCATCGATGAGCCTTTGAACGCCATCTTCTGGCTGATGCGAGACCCGACCATTCCCCCCGTTCTGAAACTGACGGGCCCGGAACTGGGATCTGTTCTGGGAGCCACTCTCGCGACGAAGCGCACCAGCGCCGAACGCCTGGCGCCTGGAGTCGACCCCAACGCCCTGGTTTGCGAACCCTATGCCAACCCCTTCCGTACCTATCCTCTCGCGATGGACTACGAACGTTTCAAACAATTGATCGCGGATGGAGTTGACTGCTACATCCTGAACACGGGAGATTTCATGGGTACGAAGGTCAAGCCTGTCCATACCCTTTCGATTCTGGAATCCGTCATCGAGGGTACGGCAAAATGGGCCCCCTTCGGAAACTTCAGCGGCATGCAAATCCTGCCATTGGACGATTTCAAAATCGACTTGAACGACAAGAACTATCGGGAACAGCTTCTGGCGCGTTTCAAAGATCGTTTGAATTTTGTGAAATCGCGCGATACGGAGCTGGGTGGCTTGGACAAGTTGCCTGAGGATGCCCATAAAGCGATAACTCTCGCGGTAGAGGAAATGTCGAAGTTTTAG